The sequence below is a genomic window from Sebastes fasciatus isolate fSebFas1 chromosome 11, fSebFas1.pri, whole genome shotgun sequence.
TTTGTAAAAATTActaaaattaaatacataaataaatgaaagggaaaattaaacagtaaaagtaaataaatacaaagataaataaagaaagaaacaaaataaaacagaaatatcaatttatgtcacacgttattattattattattattattattgctacatttatttatttagtcatttatttttggttctggcaggttctgtcctccatagctGGGTGGGTCAAAAGATGTttgtgttcatgtcccgtgtgaaaccagaagtcaacgttgatttatttgtcacgtaacttctgtacttaagttacacttttaacccaaaccaccgtcttttcctaaacctaaccaagttgtttcctgtgaagacggaagtttattttaaaaagactgtatgcatgtaacgagcggaaaccgACCCGTGTTGCTGGAcgtttgtaggaaaacgcacaaagattgaggaataacttttcgtgaGATATCATACGAGCCGTTGTAGGAGGATATGTTGTAGATAGGAGttaaaacgtgtgtgtgtgtgtgtgtgtgtgtgtgtgtgtgtgtgtgtgtgtgtgtgtgtcttgctAACGTACGTCTATATTGGAGGTCTTAACGAAGGCTCCGGCCGGGTGAACGTGGTCGTACAGGATGATGACGCCAACCATCACACGGAGGCAGAACAACACCGTCTCGTCACTGGCGAAGCGACTGCGATACTccctgcacgcacacacacacacacacacacacacacacacacacacacagtgttggtTCATGTTGGAGGTGGCCGGTGGCCGGTGGCCGGTGGCTGTGACGATGCGTTCAGGAACATGTCAGGACTCACGGTGTGTCCAGCATCACTTTACACACACTGGCCATCGTACTCAGACAGTCCGTCGTGTTTTCAATCGGGACGTCTGGATGTCTGGATTCTGCAGCAGGACAATAAAGTTTCATTCAATTATGAAACAATTATGGCATGTTATTCATATTAGAAAAACATCTTGCACTGATattttaattaagtaaaagcagtaataaaatataaaatatcctTCGTTCAACACTTTactgtaaaagtacaaaagtatgatcaacaaaatgtactttttatgtaaaaataaatgtttgttccATTATTATATATCAGgatatttgattattattacagtTTCATTAGTGTCTGagtaacattttaatgttgtagctgttGCAGATGCATGATTTAATAACAACTTCATTAAACACTGAGTATTTTAACTTTCAtttacagaaaaatgtgttgatGGCGCCCTCTGCTGGAGGTTTatgaaaaaacaagaaatacaGTGGTGCTGGTGTGTGGAGGagagaacctgccaaaatcataaattaataaataaataaatgactaaataaataaataaatatgtcaataaTTGTAGaaaaattgtattaaaataaatatagtcGATGATATggtcaaatgtgacataaattgattttctattaatttttgtattattcccttatttatttacacttctatttaattttcccttttatttctgtatttagtttaatagttctttattcattttcatattGAGTGaaagccccctcatttgcataatgaggcaggaataataaaaaaaattaaagaataaatataaaataaataaatacatacttttaaaaataaatatgaaataaataaaaagtaaattaataaataaaaataaatgcaaaaataaagaaaatacatttaaaaataaatcaaataaataactatttatttattcacttatttatttatccatttatgTTTGATTTGGCTTATAcattaaacaaatacaaatatgtaataaaatgcagcaaaataatataaaaaataaatgtaaccattaattaattgatcaaatttgacataaattcatatttctgttttaatttgcttctttatttatgcaTCTTTGTAATAATTCCCTTTttaatttactcttctgtttaactttccctgttattttttatgtatttattattatttaatttatttaaatttatttatgtatttttgcatttatttattttttattttggctggTTCCGTCCTCCACACTGGTGACCTCTACAGGCTGAAATGTTCATTACACCTACAATATGAAGAGattaaataactgtttttctttctataAATTAACGTTAACTTTGAATTCAGAACTGTAAGATCATTTCATAAAAAGCTTTTTATTAATGTGAGCACATCATTTAATCTCCAACATgttattgctttttattttttatattactttGGGGTATCTATTTTGTATTGCTGTAACTGtctgaatttatttttattgcagccctgaaatatttattattattattattattattattattataaatatttatatatttattcctGGTTCAATCatgtaaaacactttgtaactttgttttgaaaagtgctgaataaagttataaataaTGCgtaaatagaaatagaaatctACGGATGGACTCACATCTGAGACGAACTTTGACGTGGCGTCGCTTAGCGTCTTCAGCATCGGCGTGGAGCTGGCGTAGAACAGAGACATCCGATTGGCCAGCTCGTTGTTGACCTCATTTCCTGCATCGgcctaataaaaaaataaagcaacagGTTGCCATGGAAACCAGGTCAGTGATCAGAAATCACAATGTTTTCATCTCATAAACTTTCCGGATGATGGTTTCACAATTTGAGGACTCAacattaaaaagtttttttggaactttattttgaattcTAGACGAGTTCCCAAAGTTCCCAAAAACTCTAATAATATGTCACAATATGTCGACATGAAACGGACGGATCTCTCGTGTCTTACAGACAGGTTGTTGATTCTCATGCGGCTGATGGTCCGGCGGTAGTAGCTGAAGTCGTTCTGGATGGCTGGGTTCGTCATCTGggacaaagagaagaagaacacGATGAAgacactggaggaggaggaaggattcAGATCCTCTACTTCAGGAAAACTAGTAATACTGCAGTATTAGACGGGAGGAGATTTTCAACATCATTCAAATGTGTGAGAATAACAACATTATTAATCCTCTGAAGAACAAAAAGAAAGtttattaatgaataaatgaataatataaatagaGGAGGAGctagaggaggtgaaggaggtggaggaggaggtggaggacctTGAGCTCATCGAAGCGCAGCGTGAAGTGCAGGATGTGGGCGAACTGACGAGCCAGAGCCTGTTTCTGCTCCAGGTGCTGAGTGGGAGTCGAACCAGAGCTGGTGAGGACGTCCAGGAGACACCGCAGACTGGACTCTGAGGGAGGACGGggggacaggaggagagacggGAGGAGACGGGggaagagagacaggaggagagacgggaggagacaggaggagacaggaggagacagaaggagacagaaggagacagaaggagagacaggaggagagacgggaggagacaggaggagacaggaggagacaggaggagacagaaggagacagaaggagacagaaggagacagaaggagagacaggaggagagacgggaggagatgggaggagacaggaggagagaggaagagagacaggaggagagacaggaggagagacgggaggagaaacaggaggagagacgggaggagagacgagaggagacaggaggagacagaaggagagacaggaggagagacgggaggagaaacaggaggagagacaggaggagagacgggaggagagacgggaggagacaggaggagacagaaggagacagaaggagagacgggaggagacaggaggagacagaaggagagacgggaggagacaggaggagacagaaggagaaacaGGAGGAGATGTTCAGCTTCATTAAAATGTGTCAGAATAACAACATTATTAATCCTCTGAAGAACAATAAGAAACTTTATTAATGAAtagattaataatataaataataaaataatgaaatgttgTTTTCAGGTTCTCACCGAGCTTCTGAGAGAACTCGTAGAACGTTTTCAGTTTCCCGACCAGAGGAACCACGGCGGCCCAGGCTCTCTCCTGAACGCCCTCCACACCGGGACTCTGGATGGCCTgaacacacgcacgcgcacacgcacacacacacacacacacacacacacacacacacacacacacgtgactTCCTgttcatttcacaataaaagcctaaaaaaaataattattattactctttgtttgtttttatgcatcAATCTTAATCTTTAAAGtgactacagctgtcagattcAGCGGAGTAGAggtagaaagaaaagaaaagtacgAGTACCTCAgcattgtacttgagtaaatgtacttgccTGTCGTatctcctctcctgctcctctgtaTGACTGCAGGTCCTCCAGGATGACCCGAGCCTCCGTCAGCACCTGGTTCACCTCCTCCCACACCGCCGTCTCCGACTGCGAGGGCTGAGCGTCTgcacagaggtcaaaggtcaaacacactctctgctgtcagtgtgtgtttgtgcgtttgtgtgtgtgtgtgtgtgtgtgtgtgtgtgtgtgtgtgcgtgcgtgcgtgcgtgtgtgcgtgcgtgtgtgtgtcttactCTCAAAGTCCAGGAAGAAATTTCCACCATTGTTGTCGATGTCTCTGGTCAACACCTTGATCAGGTTCCCCATGCTGTCAACACAGGACATTCAGCATGACAATATAATCAATACGATCAATAAGATGATTAGAAGCCACAGAAATGATTCATATATGTTAAAGTCATTTAAAATGGCAGCATCGTAGGAATCGATGTGTTGTTAGTTTGGCTTGTTTGAAGTGAAGTCTACTCCCGTGGTCTGTTTTTGTGagtggagtctggtggttttgagGAGAGCGGCTTCAGAGGTAAAGTGCCGTCTGATGCGAGGTAAAGTGCCGTCTGACGGCGacgtaaagggccgtctgacggcgaggtaaagtgccgtctgactgcgaggtaaagtgccgtctgacggcgaggtaaagggccgtctgactgcgaggtaaagtgccgtctgacggcgacgtaaagggccgtctgacggcgaggtaaagggccgtctgacggcgaggtaaagtgccgtctgacggcgacgtaaagggccgtctgacggcgaggtaaagggccgtctgacggcgaggtaaagggccgtctgacggcgaggtaaagggccgtctgacggcgaggtaaagggccgtctgactgcGAGGTAAAGGGGCCGTCTGactgcgaggtaaagggccgtctgactgcGAGGTAAAGGGGCCGTCTGACTGCGAGGTGAAGGGGCCGTCTGactgcgaggtaaagggccgtctgactgcGAGGTGAAGGGGCCGTCTGACTGCGAGGTAAAGGGGCCGTCTGactgcgaggtaaagggccgtctgactgcGAGGTGAAGGGGCCGTCTGactgcgaggtaaagggccgtctgactgcGAGGTGAAGGGGCCGTCTGactgcgaggtaaagggccgtctgactgcGAGGTAAAGGGGCCGTCTGactgcgaggtaaagggccgtctgactgcGAGGTGAAGGGGCCGTCTGactgcgaggtaaagggccgtctgactgcGAGGTAAAGGGGCCGTCTGACTGCGAGGTAAAGGGGCCGTCTGactgcgaggtaaagggccgtctgactgcgaggtaaagggccgtctgactgcGAGGTGAAGGGGCCGTCTGactgcgaggtaaagggccgtctgactgcgaggtaaagggccgtctgactgcgaggtaaagggccgtctgactgcgaggtaaagggccgtctgactgcGAGGTGAAGGGGCCGTCTGactgcgaggtaaagggccgtctgactgcGAGGTGAAGGGGCCGTCTGACTGCGAGGTAAAGGGGCCGTCTGACTGCGAGGTGAaggggccgtctgacggcgacgtaaagggccgtctgacggcgaggtaaagggccgtctgacggcgaggtaaagggccgtctgactgcGAGGTGAAGGGGCCGTCTGactgcgaggtaaagggccgtctgactgcGAGGTAAAGGGGCCGTCTGACTGCGAGGTGAAGGGGCCGTCTGactgcgaggtaaagggccgtctgactgcGAGGTGAAGGGGCCGTCTGactgcgaggtaaagggccgtctgactgcgaggtaaagggccgtctgactgcgaggtaaagggccgtctgactgcgaggtaaagggccgtctgactgcGAGGTGAAGGGGCCGTCTGactgcgaggtaaagggccgtctgactgcgaggtaaagggccgtctgactgcgaggtaaagggccgtctgactgcGAGGTGAAGGGGCCGTCTGACTGCGAGGTAAAgtgccgtcagacagctctttctgACAGTCTTCAAAacccaccagactccattcacaaacacattttaccTTATTCAGTCTCACGAAGGCCTCAAAGGGTGGAATATAATCTCAAATGCAAATCTCCTTAAAAAATAATCCGAGGCACACTGTAGAGATTGAACAACAAAtgaaatgcctttattttacgtggcaataattgtttaaaatgattaGTACAGTAGTGCTGCTCTACctagtttgtgttgttgtgtggctttctgatctgaactaacgtggcgtccacagcagcacgttagcttagcttcctgccggtactcctgtctgcttctccacacTGGGAGCACGCCGTCTGAGTTACTGgattaatacaccgactataaggatatatatatatatatatatatatatgctgtacatgtagcagcgtcttCATGCAGCAACCTACATcaggagtgaagatactggcatcatagtaaactataaaacctgatgaatccatcggtaccaaccaggtcagactagctggtcatgatgttgttcattgatttccattttttatatttacttatctatttatttatttttgatctattccattttctttcttttttaaacatttatttatctatttttttattttccattattattttttatatgtatttttgattttccattttttatatttgttcatttttcctttaaaatgtaattttttatatttatttatttatctatttatattttgtattatacataagtaagtacatatacatatgtatatatatatatatatatatatacatatgtatatatagcgTATAAATGccgtacctgtgagggtttctggacaatatctgtcattgttttgtgttaattgatttacaataataaatatatacatacatttgcataagagtattaaatacctgataaatctccctttaaggtacattttgaacagataaaaaaatgaattaatttgccattaatcataatgaactatggacaatcatgccattaatgctgattaaatattttaatcgattgacagccctatacagaatgatataaaaacctccaAAAATAACAGACCCGCCCTTTAAACACTCATTTAGTTAGAAATGTGCAGCAGATCGATCTGAGCAGTTCAGGCTGTTTGATCACAAAGTTCCCAAAGACACCGAACACGTGTGCATTGTGTCTATAATGATGCAGCAGACAGTAAAACAACATGGAGTCTGATTGTGATGTTAACAACCGTAAAGCTACTTCCTGTTCGTGTGCatctaaaaaagaaaactgaactTTCTGCAGCCGAACCAACTGAACTAAAAGCGTGCCGCTCTGCAGACCGACGCAGCCTCGTTGAGCTCGTGAGCTGTGAAACTGAACTGGAAGCAGCGTCTTGTTGTTCAAAAAGAGGAAGTGATGAAGTCTCTGAAAGTTTGGCCTAAATTTAAAAACAGAGGAAGTGAAGCCGGCTGAGCTCAGATCAGGTACGAGAGACGCCGAAGACAAACCAgatcaacatctaaacatctgGAGTTTCATTAAAACAGATGAGAGAATAGTTTGTCTCAGTGTTGCCGTGTTGGAGGGAACAAATACTCAGTAACACTGTAAAACCACACTGGTATTTATTCTTTATCTattccattttcattttttttacatttatttatcttttttttaaatttccattcttgttttttatatgtattttttattttccatttttatatatttattaatttttttcttgcaatttttattttttatatagatttatttatatatttatttatttttatatatttatctatttatgtatttatatattgtataataaatatgtaagtaCATATACTACTTATACATACAAATTATACATAAGTACCTGAAACCTTACAGGTTTTCACAATGTATTTTACTGTTGcatgtgtgatgtgttttaacaaaacaatctgtatacagtatatataattttatataattttaacaaaactaaccgtaaaaataaagtatattcTTTATTGATAAAAGTAGCAGCATTTTCTGTAAGTTTCCAAAAAACGACTTGTTGTTATGCCGATATATCACtacataaaaatactgttattaATCTGTTTAAAAGTGAATAATTACAAGAAAATATATgcttaaagaaagaaatattttgtcattttgcatAACTTCACTTTACATACATAAACTGATAAAAACACAGGTATTGACTGTCCTATGAGACAGTTAACACTGCCTTTTAACATTtaactacattattattactttaaagATTTGATAAGTAATAAGTGCATTTCATGTTATAAAAACTGTGTAAAACCATAgagttcatttttaaaaagttattcttTAAGCGAGCATAAATTACCCATCACTACATTCACCAATACACAGAAAACGTTATTACAGTCCGTCCGTGCAGAAAATGAAATGATGCTCTAACCCACCAGTTACTGCAGACATTTGCGTGTACAAATACTTTGTTAGCAGTATTATTTCAGCCTTTAAATACCGTTAATTACTCAACTATTACTTCATTAGTTAGGATCAGTTATTTAGAGGGTGCATACACCAGTTTATTCTAGTAATTAAGGCAGTTCTGTATGTATTCTGTGCAGGTTCTACAGGGCGAGTCCAGGTTCATTTATGTCTCTGTTAAACTGTCCTCAGCACACATGCATGGCGTCTTCCATTTCAGCTCAAACTCAGCTACAAGTCTGACTTCTAATTTTGTCaatttactgtctttcagaggatctagtaggttcagttttaaagctagagtgaagatactggtatcacatgtaACTAGAAAATACCAGGgtctggggtccctaaacagttttgaattccataaattgtgtctcactgtaaagctgagactctggtggatccaatgagcccaactggattcatgtgtgatgatgttagtccccataggagacatttcattgacctcactgtataaaatgacctggggtgacctctaggataatcacagcattcagaggatggatggatcagactagagacctagagcattcagaggatggatggatcaaactagagatctagagcattcagaggatggatggatcagactagaccACTCATGTTgtctttgggccaatagaaactgtGATGACACAGCagtaagttcattattttaaagttgaagcaCTAACTGAAAGTCAGCTGGTACATTTAAATAGCTTtaaatatctatctattattAGGACTACGCCGGTCTTGCtgtaaatgctgtcaagttgaatCCAAATACAATGTGAATAAAGTCCCCCTCTGTTTAAAGGTTTATAacgccgggtttccaccaacaCTTCCcgggacttttagtccctgtttccaccgcggtctaaagacctgcgaagacGTGACGAGAGCTGCTGCTGGTCACAGCGGTtaacactctgcagcctgcaggccAGTGTGTCGCGATTAAACGCAccgtttttatctgttctaaatgaacctcaaagggagatcagtcaagtatttaatactcgtatcaacatgggagtggacaaatatgctgctttatgcaaatgtatgtatatatttattattgtaaatcaatgaacaacacaaaacaatgacagatattgtccagaaaccctcacaggtactgcatttagcataaaacaatatgctacAATCATAACacggtaaactgcagcccaacaggcaacattcacatatctggaggtcagaggtcatgacaatttttcctcgccaaaaattttgcgtaagtttggagcgttatttaaactctttcacgacaagctagtatgacatggttggtaccgatggattcatcaggttttatagtttcatatgataccagtatcttcactctagctttaaaactgagccgctacaacctcttaaAGGTTGGAGAAAtaagtggcattaaaaaattattttgcgttaacttttacagccctagaaaaaaataaaccttagaaaaaatactttattatgaaataatataaatatatatataatatataaaataataaaataaaatatatataataaatacaaaataataaaataaaaaaatatatatataatatataaaataaaataaaaatatataataataaaataatatatatataatatataaaataataaaataaaaaaataaaatatatataaatatatatataatatgtacaataatataataaaatataaaatgttattcttttattattattattataattaatgttaaatagtTCCACACATCACTACTCTGAACGCACCacctctttcactttcactacttcattttatatttagctGCTCGtacatctgtgttttttttaccacagtAATATTTGAAATGCAGTACTTGGAGTAATGGAGTATTTTGTTGGCAGCGgtagaagaagtactcagatcatttacttcagtaaaagtagtaatactaccaCAGTGTGTAgaactactctgttacaagtcctGCATCATAATATACATAACGtgtattaatacattaatgtaccatcactttaatgttgcagctggtactttatatactgctgtgtATCTTTAACTATAATAATGCATCACGTTTACATgaatgcagtaaaaagtacaatatttaaagtaatttaaagtaaagtaacagaaaatagaaaaagtaCTATTACTAAAAAAGTAGTATTACTTCCTActactttgtgtttgtgtagttttgtggtatttatatactgtagtgtaTCTTAAACTActataatacatcatcatttattagttgatgaTATTTTGCATCAATAATCTAGAGttaaaaagtacattatttccctctgagatgtagtagagtactTAAAGTAAATCTGCTTGTTATTACTTCCTACTACTCTGTGTTGGTGTAGTTTTGTGGTATCAGTACTTTATACACTTCAGACAGGTTAGTCCTCACATCGTGTCTGTAAACGCGTATCTGCATATTTAAGTATACAGTTCGCAGTACTTGTACATCATCCCGGGCAGTACTTGTACATCATCCCGGGCAGTACTTGTACATCATCCCGGGCAGTACTTGTGTAGTAAACGTAGGTTCTAGTCTGTGAACACGGTGTCGTCACATTCCTTCAGCAAACAGCTGCGATGGTTCGATAATCTGATCTCAAACCAGCAATAAGACTCTTTAGAATAAGAATATCGTATTATTGATAAACAGGATAAAGAAGAAGTGCAGCTTGTTCCTGGTGAGTCTGCAGGACCTGACATGTCTGATctgagaccaggaccaggatcCTCCCCTACAGACCACTACCCGTCCTGATCCAGCTCCCTGCAGACCCCCACCCTCCAGCTCCTCACCTGCTCTGATAGCTGATCGATACCTGCAGGGCTGGGTCGCTGCGCTGCGCTGCGGTGTCGCTCCTCCGGTGTGTCTCCGGTGGTCCAGGTGTCTCCCTCCGGTGGTCCGCCTCCTCTACATGCTGAGTGAGTGTGAACCCGGAAAACAGACGCTCGCTGCTCCGTTAACTATAAAAGGAGTGATTTCCTCACGAGGGGAACTGAGCGCTCAGCCAATCAGCGAGCAGCAACCTGTCGGTCGGTCGGCCGACGGAGGCAACCTGGACTCGGTATGGAAGACCATTACTGACCAGACTACAACAAAATAACGGAATTTAAACATTTGATCAAactactttttacttttttaatacaaattattagtttaaaaaaattaaattatttttatggtGGAGTCAgaattattatagtattatatagttatTATGTTATAGTTAATACAAAATTATATCATTTTAGTCAGCCAATCTTATAATCTTATTTTGGATTTTTGACTTTAAAAGACATAAATTGACTTTGTGTCTTAAAACTCACTGTTTGACTTAATGTTTAATAAACTTAACTTAAAAAATCCCATATTTAATTGACTATCTCATAATCTTGACTTTTAGTCATAATAATTTTGATTTAcaatttttaaatctaattatCTTGActtaaaaaagtcacaaaatgtatatagtatgtattaAATTGTGCAACCTGTCGGTCGGTTGGACAACAAAGGCAACCGAGACTCTGTATGGAAGACCATTACTGCCCAGACTAGAACAAAATAACGGAATTTAAACATGttgtaaataaacatttttacttttttaaaccaaattattagttttaaaatttaaaaaaaaaaatgtttattgcGGAGTCAgaattattatagtattatatagttatTATGTTATAGTTAATTaactaaaaattaaataaaaagtgtaaaactttgtttttttggattTTCAACATCATCAGCATTTACACAGTAATTGCTGTAATTGTTGTTAAATCGgggtataaaacaatatataataatattataatatagaaGGAGTGATTTCCTCACGAGGGGAACTGAGCGCTCAGCCAATCAGCGAGCGGCAACCTGTCGGTCGGTCGGCCGACGGAGGCAACCTGGACTCAGTATGGAAGACCATTACTGCCAAGACTAGAACAAAATAAcagaatttaaatattttatcaaccaacatttttacttttttaaaaactcactATTTGacttaatatttaataattaaaaagtcacaaatttaatttagtagtatctagtagtatcacataatctttatttaaaaagtcttaaaattaATTTGATGTAAATTCGACTGTAAAAGTCTTTATAATTCAATTTAATGTCTCATAATTTGAATTGaaagtcatattttttatttaatatctcaGGATTCTGACTTTAAAAGACATAAATTGgcttaatatttaataaatttGACTTAAAAAGTCACATATTTAATTGACTATCTCATAATCTTGACTTTTAGTCATAATCATTTTGATTAACAATTTTTAAATCTCATTATCTTGACTTAAGAAAGTCAcaaaatgtatatagtatgtattaAATTGTGCTTTAAAAGCCATATAATTGAGCTTAATTGTCTCCTGATTTTGAAATGAAACTGAAATTTTTACTTAATCTCTCAT
It includes:
- the LOC141776420 gene encoding CYFIP-related Rac1 interactor B-like, translated to MGNLIKVLTRDIDNNGGNFFLDFENAQPSQSETAVWEEVNQVLTEARVILEDLQSYRGAGEEIRQAIQSPGVEGVQERAWAAVVPLVGKLKTFYEFSQKLESSLRCLLDVLTSSGSTPTQHLEQKQALARQFAHILHFTLRFDELKMTNPAIQNDFSYYRRTISRMRINNLSADAGNEVNNELANRMSLFYASSTPMLKTLSDATSKFVSDVKSRHPDVPIENTTDCLSTMASVCKVMLDTPEYRSRFASDETVLFCLRVMVGVIILYDHVHPAGAFVKTSNIDMKGCIRVLKEQPPSGVEGLLNALRYTTKHLNDEATSKQIKHMLQSN